A section of the Mycolicibacterium anyangense genome encodes:
- a CDS encoding CHAT domain-containing protein — MAMTSTTLVLRFADLGVATYASLRVVGRPDRTVTWVVEEPILLAAIEELQGALPDPQGGETLAEALDRALTSGPFASPDRELTLAYILGVLLICAPAWQLLADCAAGPRPLLYISPSARLARIPWGLVAVPLTGPSRDELIAARADAITTRGTRAARIAWQLADIDTLTEGRRLMELADVVMAVPPNITHSARTSVSWAERRSGPVLLVLDPRVPGQRPDSALGSVLGRPSAETVLSRHFGQVMVQRAVLPDAGSAVDLFRRSDADRGWLADQLRHRPGRLLYVGHASAADRAHGYADRAAIHLACTSALPGAAEPVGDHRPLLAADLMSAQLPMPPRVALLACGSGGDYQFDEATGLVAAMVLCGSQLVTATLWSLPTTAGYRRFAGRLTDPMAEVVVAVDEAHESEDAIVALNQWQRDQMRRWRDGDTSASPLYWAALVTFSVDGAR; from the coding sequence ACCTGGGTGGTCGAGGAACCGATCCTGCTGGCGGCCATCGAGGAACTGCAGGGCGCGCTGCCCGATCCGCAGGGCGGCGAGACGCTGGCCGAGGCGCTGGACCGTGCGCTGACCAGCGGCCCGTTCGCCAGCCCCGACCGCGAGCTCACGCTGGCCTACATCCTCGGCGTGCTGCTGATCTGCGCCCCGGCCTGGCAGCTGCTGGCCGACTGTGCCGCCGGTCCCCGCCCGCTGCTGTACATCTCGCCGAGCGCACGGCTGGCGCGCATCCCCTGGGGGCTGGTCGCCGTCCCGCTGACCGGGCCGAGCCGCGACGAGCTGATCGCGGCCAGGGCGGACGCGATCACCACGCGGGGCACCAGGGCGGCCCGCATCGCGTGGCAGCTCGCCGACATCGACACCCTGACCGAAGGCCGCCGGCTGATGGAGCTGGCCGACGTGGTGATGGCCGTCCCCCCGAACATCACCCATTCGGCGCGGACATCGGTGAGCTGGGCCGAACGGCGTTCGGGCCCAGTACTTCTGGTTCTCGACCCCCGGGTTCCCGGGCAACGGCCCGACTCGGCACTGGGTTCGGTTCTGGGGCGCCCGTCGGCCGAGACCGTCCTGTCGCGACACTTCGGTCAGGTCATGGTGCAACGCGCCGTACTACCGGATGCCGGCTCGGCGGTCGACCTGTTTCGCCGCAGCGATGCCGACCGCGGCTGGCTGGCCGACCAACTGAGGCACCGACCCGGCCGGCTGCTGTACGTCGGCCATGCCAGTGCCGCCGACCGGGCGCACGGCTATGCCGATCGCGCCGCGATCCACCTTGCGTGCACCTCGGCACTTCCGGGGGCCGCCGAACCGGTTGGCGATCATCGCCCGCTGCTCGCGGCCGACCTGATGTCGGCTCAGCTGCCGATGCCCCCTCGGGTGGCATTGCTGGCCTGCGGTTCGGGTGGCGACTACCAGTTCGACGAGGCCACCGGGCTGGTGGCTGCCATGGTGTTGTGTGGCAGCCAGTTGGTGACCGCGACGCTGTGGTCACTGCCCACCACGGCCGGCTACCGGCGGTTCGCCGGGCGACTGACGGATCCGATGGCCGAGGTGGTCGTGGCGGTCGACGAGGCCCACGAATCCGAGGACGCGATCGTCGCACTCAATCAGTGGCAGCGCGACCAGATGCGGCGCTGGCGCGATGGCGACACCAGCGCCAGCCCGTTGTATTGGGCGGCGCTGGTGACATTTTCGGTGGATGGTGCTCGGTGA
- the speB gene encoding agmatinase translates to MAEQLDLPYAGVASFGNRPFLTEPEQLDSWQPDVAIVGAPFDVATTNRPGARFGPRAIRSTAYEPGTYHMDLGLEIFDWLEVVDFGDAWCPHGLTEQSHANIRERVHTIASRGIVPVILGGDHSITWPAATAVAEVHGYGNVGIVHFDAHADTADIIDGNLASHGTPMRRLIESGAVPGTHFVQVGLRGYWPPQDTFEWMQEQGMVWHTMQEIWERGFKEVMNQAVSEALAKADKLYVSVDIDVLDPAHAPGTGTPEPGGITSADLLRMVRQLCYEHDVAGVDVVEVAPAYDHAELTVNAAHRVVFEALAGMAARRRDAANAKPGPPSPLAR, encoded by the coding sequence ATGGCCGAACAGCTGGATCTGCCGTACGCCGGCGTCGCCTCGTTCGGCAATCGGCCCTTCCTCACCGAACCCGAGCAGCTGGACTCCTGGCAGCCCGACGTCGCGATCGTCGGCGCGCCGTTCGACGTGGCGACCACCAACCGTCCGGGTGCCCGATTCGGCCCACGGGCCATTCGTTCCACCGCCTATGAGCCCGGGACATATCACATGGATCTGGGCCTGGAGATCTTCGACTGGCTCGAAGTGGTCGACTTCGGCGACGCCTGGTGCCCGCACGGTCTGACCGAACAGTCGCACGCCAACATCCGCGAGCGGGTGCACACCATCGCCTCGCGCGGCATCGTGCCAGTGATCCTCGGCGGTGACCACTCGATCACCTGGCCGGCGGCCACCGCAGTCGCTGAGGTTCATGGCTACGGCAACGTCGGGATCGTGCATTTCGACGCGCACGCCGATACCGCCGACATCATCGACGGCAACCTGGCCAGCCACGGCACCCCGATGCGACGGCTGATCGAATCCGGTGCCGTGCCGGGAACCCATTTCGTCCAGGTCGGCCTGCGCGGCTACTGGCCGCCGCAGGACACCTTCGAGTGGATGCAGGAACAGGGCATGGTGTGGCACACCATGCAGGAGATCTGGGAACGCGGCTTCAAAGAGGTGATGAACCAGGCGGTCAGTGAAGCCCTGGCCAAGGCCGACAAGCTTTACGTCTCAGTCGATATCGACGTGCTGGACCCCGCGCACGCACCCGGCACCGGAACGCCCGAGCCGGGCGGTATCACCAGCGCCGACCTGCTGCGGATGGTTCGCCAGCTGTGCTACGAACACGACGTCGCCGGGGTGGACGTCGTCGAGGTGGCACCGGCCTACGACCACGCCGAACTGACCGTCAACGCCGCGCACCGGGTGGTGTTCGAGGCTCTGGCCGGGATGGCGGCCCGCCGGCGCGACGCCGCCAACGCCAAGCCGGGCCCACCCTCACCGCTGGCCCGTTAG